In Yersinia enterocolitica subsp. enterocolitica, one DNA window encodes the following:
- the ilvC gene encoding ketol-acid reductoisomerase, with product MANYFNTLNLRQQLAQLGKCRFMARDEFADEAGYLKGKKVVIVGCGAQGLNQGLNMRDSGLDVAYALRKEAIAEKRASWRKATENGFKVGTYEELIPQADLVVNLTPDKQHSAVVQAVQPLMKDGAALGYSHGFNIVEVGEQVRKDITVVMVAPKCPGTEVREEYKRGFGVPTLIAVHPENDPKGEGMAIAKAWAAATGGHRAGVLESSFVAEVKSDLMGEQTILCGMLQAGSLLCFDKLVSEGTDAAYAEKLIQFGWETITEALKQGGITLMMDRLSNPAKLRAYALSEQLKEIMAPLFQKHMDDIISGEFSSGMMADWANDDKKLLNWREETGKTAFENAPQFEGKISEQEYFDHGVLMIAMVKAGVELAFETMVDSGIIEESAYYESLHELPLIANTIARKRLYEMNVVISDTAEYGNYLFANAAVPLLKGKFMDSLQAGDLGKSVAGTAVDNAQLRDVNEAIRNHPIEAVGHKLRGYMTDMKRIAVAG from the coding sequence ATGGCTAACTATTTCAACACGTTGAACCTGCGTCAGCAGTTGGCGCAATTAGGTAAGTGTCGCTTTATGGCACGAGATGAATTCGCCGATGAAGCAGGCTACCTGAAAGGTAAAAAAGTGGTGATTGTCGGCTGTGGCGCACAAGGCCTGAACCAGGGTTTGAACATGCGCGATTCCGGTCTGGATGTTGCTTACGCCCTGCGTAAAGAAGCGATTGCAGAAAAGCGTGCTTCATGGCGTAAAGCGACCGAAAATGGTTTCAAAGTAGGCACTTACGAAGAACTGATCCCACAGGCAGATTTGGTGGTTAACCTGACGCCAGACAAGCAGCACTCCGCAGTGGTTCAGGCGGTTCAGCCACTGATGAAAGATGGCGCGGCACTGGGTTATTCCCACGGTTTCAATATCGTAGAAGTGGGTGAACAAGTGCGTAAAGACATCACCGTGGTGATGGTTGCGCCAAAATGCCCCGGTACAGAAGTCCGTGAAGAGTACAAACGTGGTTTTGGTGTGCCGACATTGATTGCAGTTCACCCGGAAAACGACCCTAAAGGCGAAGGCATGGCGATTGCTAAGGCTTGGGCGGCGGCCACCGGCGGTCACCGTGCTGGTGTGTTGGAATCCTCATTTGTTGCTGAAGTTAAATCAGACCTGATGGGCGAACAAACTATCCTGTGCGGTATGTTGCAGGCCGGTTCACTGTTGTGCTTCGACAAACTGGTTTCTGAAGGCACTGACGCAGCTTATGCTGAAAAACTGATTCAATTCGGTTGGGAAACTATCACCGAAGCGCTGAAACAAGGCGGGATTACGCTGATGATGGACCGTTTGTCCAATCCGGCTAAACTGCGTGCTTATGCACTGTCTGAGCAACTGAAAGAGATCATGGCCCCACTGTTCCAGAAACATATGGATGATATTATCTCTGGTGAATTCTCCAGCGGGATGATGGCTGATTGGGCCAATGACGATAAGAAATTGCTGAACTGGCGTGAAGAGACCGGCAAAACTGCATTTGAGAACGCGCCACAGTTTGAAGGCAAAATCTCTGAGCAAGAATATTTCGACCACGGCGTGTTGATGATTGCCATGGTGAAAGCCGGTGTTGAGTTGGCATTCGAAACTATGGTTGATTCTGGCATTATCGAAGAGTCGGCTTATTACGAATCTCTGCATGAATTGCCACTGATTGCCAACACCATCGCACGTAAACGTTTATATGAAATGAACGTGGTTATCTCTGATACCGCAGAATATGGTAACTATCTATTCGCCAATGCAGCAGTGCCATTGCTGAAAGGTAAGTTTATGGATTCTCTGCAAGCGGGCGATTTAGGCAAAAGTGTTGCCGGAACTGCGGTAGACAATGCCCAGCTGCGCGATGTAAACGAAGCTATTCGTAATCATCCAATCGAAGCTGTAGGCCATAAGCTGCGTGGCTATATGACCGATATGAAACGTATCGCAGTTGCCGGTTAA
- a CDS encoding antiterminator Q family protein — protein sequence MSDIQTILARWGVWAREHSLLDYPHIANGFKGLMAGGKVAASCCDNDGLALDNIIGNLQRASREKELELIVRHYVYGQSKSSIARLKKYNEREIRRQLQIAESFLEGCITQSDISLEMCKE from the coding sequence ATGAGTGATATTCAAACTATTCTGGCCCGATGGGGTGTTTGGGCTAGAGAGCATTCCCTTCTTGATTATCCGCATATTGCCAATGGATTTAAAGGCTTGATGGCAGGAGGTAAGGTAGCAGCTTCCTGTTGTGATAATGACGGGTTAGCGCTTGATAATATTATTGGTAATTTACAACGAGCTTCAAGAGAGAAAGAGCTGGAGCTTATTGTGCGCCATTATGTTTATGGTCAGTCAAAGTCTTCAATTGCCCGGTTAAAAAAATATAACGAGCGTGAAATTAGGCGTCAATTACAAATTGCTGAGAGTTTTCTTGAAGGATGCATAACGCAATCTGATATTTCATTGGAAATGTGTAAAGAGTGA
- a CDS encoding colicin E3-like toxin immunity protein, translating to MGLKLHLDWFDKKTELCKGEEYSADLQSDGSVIEQLGLQIENNINNGGFDIEEYWIPILQKYFSHQINTSEYDYQISFDYRDEW from the coding sequence ATGGGGCTAAAACTGCATTTAGACTGGTTTGATAAAAAAACTGAGTTATGTAAGGGCGAAGAGTATTCAGCAGATCTTCAATCTGATGGTTCAGTTATTGAACAATTAGGTTTGCAGATTGAAAATAATATTAATAATGGAGGGTTTGATATTGAAGAATATTGGATACCTATACTTCAGAAGTATTTCTCTCATCAAATTAATACTTCAGAATATGACTATCAAATTTCATTTGATTATCGAGATGAATGGTAA
- a CDS encoding bacteriocin immunity protein: MENKNLSDYTEQEFLIFLKDIYYDTYPSEAEHDEAILRFEELAEHPDGSDLIYYPNDDREDSPEGILAEIKRWRAENGKPGFKK; this comes from the coding sequence ATGGAAAATAAAAACCTATCTGATTATACAGAACAGGAATTCTTAATTTTTTTGAAAGATATTTATTATGATACATATCCATCCGAGGCTGAACATGATGAGGCTATTCTTAGATTTGAAGAGTTGGCAGAGCATCCAGATGGTTCTGATTTGATTTATTACCCTAATGATGATCGGGAAGATAGCCCTGAGGGTATTTTAGCTGAGATAAAAAGATGGCGAGCCGAAAATGGTAAGCCGGGGTTTAAGAAATAA
- a CDS encoding fimbrial biogenesis chaperone, whose product MHMRKWLSVSNNMRFKRSFNGLLLSLLMACSVPAMASVVAEKTRIIFSEGSTEESLQLVNSNDYPVAVQVWVDDGDLMATPEKAISPVLVLPPLFRLQPQAQRSLRLILSGASKLPLDRESAFWLNVYEIPPKATTKVDDESSVTLALRMQYKVFYRPKNLPAPADTVSKALTFVLERNGNTASVRVDNPTPYYASLASLTLGLAEGLPDMVAPFSKLDFPLNRAPTADSKTVNFVLIDDLGNRKPFSRELK is encoded by the coding sequence ATGCACATGCGCAAGTGGTTATCCGTGTCCAATAATATGCGTTTCAAACGCAGTTTCAATGGCTTGCTGTTATCACTTCTCATGGCCTGTAGTGTACCGGCGATGGCAAGTGTCGTGGCAGAAAAAACGCGGATTATCTTCAGTGAAGGTAGCACGGAAGAGTCACTGCAACTGGTCAATAGTAATGACTACCCGGTGGCAGTGCAGGTGTGGGTGGATGATGGCGATTTAATGGCAACACCGGAGAAAGCAATTTCCCCAGTATTAGTGTTGCCACCATTGTTTCGATTACAACCACAAGCTCAACGCAGCTTGCGTTTGATTTTATCTGGTGCCAGTAAATTGCCGCTGGATAGAGAATCTGCATTTTGGCTCAATGTTTACGAAATCCCGCCTAAAGCCACAACTAAAGTTGATGATGAGTCTTCCGTTACACTGGCTTTGCGCATGCAATACAAAGTCTTTTATCGCCCAAAAAACTTGCCCGCACCGGCGGATACCGTCAGCAAGGCATTAACTTTTGTCTTAGAACGTAACGGTAATACCGCCTCGGTTAGGGTTGATAATCCAACCCCTTATTATGCATCACTCGCTTCTTTAACATTGGGATTGGCCGAAGGATTACCAGATATGGTCGCCCCTTTTTCCAAGCTCGACTTTCCCCTCAATCGAGCCCCAACAGCAGACAGTAAAACGGTCAATTTTGTCTTAATTGATGATTTAGGTAACCGTAAACCTTTTAGTCGTGAGCTGAAATAA
- the stbD gene encoding fimbrial usher protein StbD, translating to MPVHCRRPYIVAGTMLLIGLFSTSAWSACTRITAQSQLGAGDGTASAWSGSLDNNNGSLGLPGVIDLSTAANFQPDGTLLAAATSDFTTFALNTGYDPERVLFRCAAADVDQLFEMYATNGDNDYGGKNEDGAIAGNVPSGFATYVRNVVIRLTNLSTGEYYSRLWKGRRLTGLDTDSTGRILVKAKNFSNLYTELFRIDYVRAGTNNAASYTYAYTQPNAYIAFKGPGISGPVEGTDSVSNWPGWYSTWPASIGLYNYVTFRRTTICAVTNFTPTVILPRISVAELNSGSSSSAEFSVDFQCQTGITSGVNAGAVAMGFLVPAANAAKAQALGLMNGSGGISHLVSDNYGAAGMANGVGIRIYRNNNPMYLLSKNVTQTGNNGGWYGIFQGAQTITGTVSGGNSYTENFRAELSKISGQTVTAGAVNAHAQVVIRVQ from the coding sequence ATGCCTGTTCATTGCCGTCGCCCATATATTGTGGCGGGAACTATGCTGCTGATAGGGTTATTTAGTACCTCAGCATGGTCAGCTTGTACCCGAATTACCGCGCAAAGTCAGCTGGGTGCTGGTGATGGTACGGCCAGCGCGTGGTCTGGCTCGCTGGATAATAATAATGGATCACTCGGCTTACCGGGTGTTATCGATCTCAGCACCGCAGCTAACTTCCAACCTGACGGAACATTATTAGCCGCAGCGACATCTGACTTCACCACTTTTGCCCTGAATACCGGCTATGATCCTGAGCGGGTGCTATTCCGCTGTGCCGCAGCTGATGTTGACCAACTCTTTGAGATGTATGCCACTAACGGGGATAATGACTATGGTGGTAAAAATGAAGATGGCGCGATTGCTGGCAATGTTCCCTCCGGCTTTGCGACTTATGTCCGCAATGTGGTTATCAGACTTACAAATCTATCCACCGGCGAGTATTACTCACGCTTATGGAAAGGACGCCGTTTAACCGGATTGGATACTGACAGCACTGGCCGTATTTTGGTCAAAGCTAAGAATTTCAGTAATCTGTATACCGAGCTATTTCGTATTGATTATGTCCGCGCGGGTACTAACAACGCAGCATCTTATACCTATGCCTATACTCAGCCCAATGCTTATATCGCCTTTAAAGGGCCGGGCATTAGCGGCCCTGTTGAAGGAACCGACTCGGTATCAAACTGGCCCGGTTGGTATTCGACCTGGCCTGCTTCTATCGGGCTATACAATTACGTAACTTTCCGCCGCACCACCATTTGCGCGGTAACTAATTTTACCCCAACGGTGATATTACCCAGAATTTCTGTGGCAGAACTGAACAGTGGCAGTAGCAGCTCGGCTGAGTTCAGTGTGGATTTCCAGTGCCAGACCGGTATTACCTCCGGCGTCAATGCCGGTGCGGTGGCGATGGGCTTTTTAGTGCCAGCGGCAAACGCCGCTAAAGCGCAGGCTTTGGGTTTAATGAATGGTAGCGGCGGCATTAGCCATTTGGTATCAGATAATTATGGTGCCGCCGGAATGGCGAATGGTGTGGGGATCCGTATCTACCGTAATAATAATCCGATGTACCTACTCTCAAAAAATGTGACTCAAACCGGTAATAACGGTGGCTGGTATGGCATCTTCCAGGGCGCGCAAACAATAACCGGCACGGTGAGTGGCGGTAATAGTTACACTGAGAATTTTCGGGCTGAGTTAAGCAAAATCAGCGGACAAACTGTGACGGCAGGAGCAGTGAATGCACATGCGCAAGTGGTTATCCGTGTCCAATAA